From Streptomyces sp. TLI_105, the proteins below share one genomic window:
- a CDS encoding carboxymuconolactone decarboxylase family protein, whose amino-acid sequence MSARTAAAVALLKESPETLDGFLKLSAIFESTTLDPHSRETVILTVAERNQCHLCVDMHEAKMAALGPAPDAERLAAVRTFTLRALASSGAVGDEDLAAFEKAGYTRRNALEVVLGIGTYTVSTFANRLTRAA is encoded by the coding sequence ATGTCCGCCCGCACCGCCGCCGCCGTCGCCCTCCTCAAGGAGTCCCCGGAGACCCTCGACGGCTTCCTCAAGCTCAGCGCGATCTTCGAGTCCACCACCCTCGACCCGCACTCCCGCGAGACGGTCATCCTGACCGTCGCCGAGCGCAACCAGTGCCACCTCTGCGTCGACATGCACGAGGCGAAGATGGCCGCCCTCGGACCGGCCCCCGACGCCGAACGCCTCGCCGCCGTCCGGACGTTCACCCTCCGGGCCCTGGCCTCCTCCGGCGCGGTCGGCGACGAGGACCTCGCCGCCTTCGAGAAGGCCGGCTACACCCGCCGCAACGCCCTGGAGGTCGTCCTCGGCATCGGTACGTACACGGTGTCGACCTTCGCCAACCGCCTCACCCGCGCCGCCTGA
- a CDS encoding MarR family winged helix-turn-helix transcriptional regulator encodes MVDHVAGENVNQVVDKGKGVPVRDTPGYELPLLLFGGFRTLIDRLHARLAHEGHPELRPAHGFAMQAIGVHGATASDIGRRLGVSKQAAGKTVDRLLAVGYAERADDPADARRKLVRLTPRGYDALARSAAIFDDLRAEWIAALGADRVRDMEAALRNVVPAETAFRLDATSWLGTP; translated from the coding sequence ATGGTTGACCATGTCGCTGGAGAAAACGTAAATCAGGTTGTCGATAAGGGCAAGGGGGTACCCGTACGCGACACCCCCGGGTACGAACTGCCCCTGCTCCTCTTCGGCGGCTTCCGCACCCTCATCGACCGGCTGCACGCCCGCCTCGCCCACGAGGGCCACCCCGAACTGCGCCCCGCCCACGGCTTCGCCATGCAGGCCATCGGGGTGCACGGCGCCACCGCCAGCGATATCGGACGACGCCTCGGCGTCTCCAAGCAGGCCGCCGGCAAGACCGTCGACCGCCTGCTCGCCGTCGGCTACGCGGAGCGCGCCGACGACCCCGCCGATGCGCGCCGCAAACTCGTCCGGCTCACCCCGCGCGGGTACGACGCCCTCGCCCGCTCCGCCGCGATCTTCGACGACCTGCGGGCGGAATGGATCGCCGCCCTCGGCGCGGACCGCGTCCGGGACATGGAGGCGGCCCTGCGGAACGTCGTCCCCGCCGAGACGGCGTTCCGCCTGGACGCCACGAGCTGGCTGGGGACCCCTTAG
- a CDS encoding aldo/keto reductase, giving the protein MEYTQLGRTGLKVSRLVLGTMNFGPQTDEATSHAIMDTALDAGLNFFDTANVYGWAENKGRTESIIGSWFAKGDGRRDRTVLATKVYGNMGPDGEAWPNHDKLSALNIRRAVEASLKRLGTDHIDVYQFHHVDRSTPFEEIWQAVDVLIQQGKILYAGSSNFPGYKIAQANEVAARRGSVGLVSEQCLYNLFERRAEMEVIPAAQEYGLGVIPWSPLHGGLLGGVLKKETEGKRRTEGRAAATLADPAVRAQLQAYEDLLDKHGLQPGEAALAWLLTRPGVTGPIVGPRTPEQLAGALAALELELSEEVLAGLDEIFPGPGPSPEAFAW; this is encoded by the coding sequence ATGGAGTACACGCAGCTCGGACGCACCGGACTCAAGGTCAGCCGACTCGTCCTCGGGACGATGAACTTCGGACCGCAGACGGACGAAGCCACCAGTCACGCCATCATGGACACCGCCCTCGACGCGGGGCTCAACTTCTTCGACACCGCGAACGTCTACGGGTGGGCGGAGAACAAGGGGCGGACGGAGTCGATCATCGGCTCCTGGTTCGCCAAGGGCGACGGCCGCCGTGACCGTACGGTCCTCGCCACCAAGGTGTACGGGAACATGGGCCCCGACGGCGAGGCCTGGCCCAACCACGACAAGCTCTCGGCGCTCAACATCCGCAGGGCCGTGGAGGCCAGTCTCAAGCGGCTCGGTACTGATCACATCGACGTCTATCAGTTCCACCACGTCGATCGGTCGACTCCCTTCGAGGAGATCTGGCAGGCCGTCGACGTCCTCATCCAGCAGGGCAAGATCCTGTACGCGGGCTCCTCGAACTTCCCCGGCTACAAGATCGCCCAGGCCAACGAGGTGGCCGCCCGGCGGGGCTCGGTCGGGCTCGTCAGCGAGCAGTGCCTCTACAACCTCTTCGAGCGGCGCGCCGAGATGGAGGTGATCCCGGCCGCGCAGGAGTACGGCCTCGGGGTCATCCCCTGGTCGCCGCTGCACGGCGGTCTGCTCGGCGGCGTCCTGAAGAAGGAGACCGAGGGCAAGCGGCGTACGGAGGGGCGCGCGGCGGCCACGCTGGCCGACCCGGCGGTGCGGGCGCAGCTCCAGGCGTACGAGGACCTGCTCGACAAGCACGGCCTGCAGCCCGGCGAGGCGGCTCTGGCGTGGCTGCTGACCCGGCCCGGCGTGACCGGCCCGATCGTCGGTCCCCGCACCCCGGAGCAGCTGGCGGGCGCGCTGGCCGCTCTGGAGCTGGAGCTGAGCGAGGAGGTGCTGGCCGGGCTCGACGAGATCTTCCCCGGGCCGGGGCCGTCCCCGGAGGCCTTCGCCTGGTGA
- the thpR gene encoding RNA 2',3'-cyclic phosphodiesterase, whose translation MRLFAAVVPPPERLDELGHVVDRLRRLPGADGLRWTSRPGWHFTLAFMGEVDEELLPELRERLGRAAHRTPPFPLRLHGGGHFGRRALWTGAAGDLDELRLLAERADAAARRAGVPMEEHRRYQAHLTVARARAEGAGLRPFLDELAGFEGGRWQVGELVLVRSNLPVSGVPGEQPRYETVDRWPLAGRGEGAG comes from the coding sequence ATGAGGCTCTTCGCCGCCGTCGTGCCGCCGCCGGAGCGGCTGGACGAGCTCGGACACGTCGTCGACCGGCTGCGCCGGCTGCCCGGTGCGGACGGGCTCCGCTGGACCTCGCGGCCGGGGTGGCACTTCACCCTGGCCTTCATGGGGGAGGTCGACGAGGAGCTGCTGCCCGAGCTGCGGGAGCGGCTCGGGCGGGCCGCGCACCGGACGCCGCCGTTCCCCCTGCGGCTGCACGGCGGCGGCCACTTCGGGCGGCGGGCGCTGTGGACCGGCGCCGCCGGGGACCTGGACGAGCTGCGGCTGCTCGCCGAGCGCGCCGACGCGGCCGCCCGCCGCGCCGGGGTCCCGATGGAGGAGCACCGCCGCTACCAGGCCCATCTGACGGTCGCCCGGGCGCGCGCGGAGGGGGCGGGCCTGCGTCCCTTCCTCGACGAGCTCGCCGGGTTCGAGGGCGGCCGCTGGCAGGTCGGCGAGCTGGTCCTGGTCCGGTCGAACCTGCCGGTGAGCGGGGTGCCGGGGGAGCAGCCCCGGTACGAGACGGTGGACCGCTGGCCCCTGGCAGGGCGTGGGGAGGGCGCGGGTTAA
- a CDS encoding GNAT family N-acetyltransferase, with the protein MKIRKGGAEDLPAILAILDSAVVWLNDKGITAQWGTESFSGRPKAVEQVERTMSEGDPWIVEIDGVPAGTMTLTPHPGQHIEPAEEPEVYVRLLATDARFHGHGVGAALLAHAADETRRQGVSLLRVDCFAGSEGRLIEYYEKQGFTRTTAFEVGDWPGQVLEQRV; encoded by the coding sequence ATGAAGATCCGGAAGGGCGGGGCGGAGGACCTCCCCGCGATACTCGCGATACTCGACAGCGCCGTGGTGTGGCTCAACGACAAGGGGATCACCGCCCAGTGGGGCACGGAGTCGTTCTCCGGGCGGCCGAAGGCGGTGGAGCAGGTCGAGCGGACCATGTCCGAGGGCGACCCGTGGATCGTGGAGATCGACGGCGTCCCGGCGGGCACGATGACGTTGACGCCGCACCCCGGCCAGCACATCGAACCGGCCGAGGAGCCGGAGGTGTACGTCCGCCTCCTGGCGACGGACGCCCGCTTCCACGGCCACGGGGTGGGAGCGGCCCTCCTGGCCCACGCAGCGGACGAAACCCGGCGCCAGGGAGTGTCCCTCCTCCGGGTGGACTGCTTCGCGGGCAGCGAGGGCCGCCTGATCGAGTACTACGAGAAGCAGGGCTTCACCCGCACCACCGCGTTCGAGGTCGGCGACTGGCCGGGCCAGGTGCTGGAGCAGCGGGTCTGA
- a CDS encoding VCBS repeat-containing protein: MHSFRKTGRRLATATLVLSTVTGTLAAAPAFAAPAEGALAAGALTAGGLATETGAEQQGAFDLPDGATLRGSGPTGFLTSHQDPADGKTVYRWTRYEDGSVTTLPAGQGYAGGFRSDVVVGIDHNATGAVYTLYDMGSKGAAPVVIDASHLGLTSDFRFLAGSTVVTTPRRPDGNGGVHLLSSEDGRTVDRTVQGLPALATPLWYDLVAPGSLLIHYRHPDSIRARAALVDIASGAVVEDRDLAGAGSYQGDVALSATHLAWAETPAFGDDAALRVARRGQEASERIPLGTGRPLAVEFLGDWVAYGLTDYDTTTSPNPLHALAARSLKDGRTVKLLDLVSRVVSDGDDAILVQGGTIEHGEGLYRITAGAEGDPVVTLVARTGRPIVLELTGQNVPATADFSKAANPVLSWKFAATVNAVVQVELTHTASGKRWTTTTSMGDGGYAGVVWNGLFDDGTAARLGSYTWRMTARTGYGLGPLYDRSGTLTVVGPHAPHGFTNSSSPDLLVKAGGGLTAYDAKQALAARHGEVAPPKWVAGSGWDAYDRLVTPGSIAGAPNADLLGRDRYGVLWQHLGTGDPRKPFAPRTRVGAGWQTYRLITGGSDLTGDGRPDLVGVDTTGVAWLHKGTGDWAKPFAGRVKIGGGWGAYNLVTATGNLAGGPAGDLVARDKDGVLWLHLGKGDGTFAPRTRIGGGWNQFAVITAVGDADRDGRPDLVAKGRPGVDGDVLAFYRGSGQWATPFKYRVDFSLRDVPWNTGPTLY, from the coding sequence GTGCACTCCTTCCGCAAGACAGGCCGCCGGCTGGCCACCGCGACCCTCGTCCTGTCCACCGTCACCGGCACCCTGGCGGCCGCCCCCGCGTTCGCGGCCCCGGCGGAGGGCGCCCTCGCCGCGGGCGCGCTCACGGCGGGCGGCCTCGCCACGGAGACCGGGGCCGAGCAGCAGGGTGCCTTCGACCTGCCCGACGGCGCGACGCTCCGCGGCAGCGGCCCGACGGGATTCCTCACGTCCCACCAGGACCCCGCCGACGGGAAGACCGTCTACCGCTGGACGCGGTACGAGGACGGCTCCGTGACCACGCTGCCCGCCGGTCAGGGGTACGCGGGCGGCTTCCGGTCCGACGTCGTGGTCGGGATCGACCACAACGCCACGGGAGCCGTGTACACCCTGTACGACATGGGCTCCAAGGGCGCCGCCCCCGTCGTGATCGACGCGAGCCACCTGGGCCTCACCAGCGACTTCCGGTTCCTGGCCGGCTCCACCGTCGTCACGACCCCCCGGCGGCCCGACGGCAACGGTGGCGTCCACCTCCTCAGCAGCGAGGACGGCCGGACCGTCGACAGGACGGTGCAGGGGCTGCCCGCCCTGGCGACCCCCCTCTGGTACGACCTGGTCGCGCCCGGCAGCCTGCTGATCCACTACCGGCACCCGGACTCGATCCGCGCGCGTGCGGCCCTGGTGGACATCGCCTCCGGCGCGGTCGTGGAGGACCGGGACCTGGCCGGGGCGGGCTCCTATCAGGGCGACGTCGCCCTGTCCGCCACGCACCTCGCCTGGGCCGAGACTCCCGCCTTCGGCGACGACGCGGCCCTGCGGGTGGCGCGGCGCGGGCAGGAGGCCTCGGAGCGCATCCCCCTCGGGACGGGCCGTCCGCTCGCCGTCGAGTTCCTGGGCGACTGGGTCGCGTACGGTCTCACCGACTACGACACCACCACCTCCCCCAACCCGCTGCACGCCCTCGCGGCCCGCTCGCTGAAGGACGGCCGCACGGTCAAGCTCCTCGACCTCGTGAGCCGCGTCGTCAGCGACGGCGACGACGCGATCCTGGTGCAGGGCGGGACGATCGAGCACGGCGAGGGCCTCTACCGGATCACCGCCGGCGCCGAGGGCGACCCGGTCGTCACGCTCGTGGCGCGCACCGGCCGTCCGATCGTCCTGGAGCTGACCGGCCAGAACGTCCCCGCGACCGCCGACTTCAGCAAGGCCGCGAACCCCGTGCTGAGCTGGAAGTTCGCCGCGACGGTCAACGCCGTCGTGCAAGTCGAGCTGACGCACACGGCCTCGGGGAAGCGGTGGACCACGACCACGTCCATGGGCGACGGCGGATACGCCGGCGTGGTCTGGAACGGCCTGTTCGACGACGGTACGGCCGCCCGGCTCGGCTCCTACACGTGGCGGATGACGGCCAGGACCGGATACGGCCTCGGCCCCCTCTACGACCGGAGCGGCACCCTCACCGTGGTCGGCCCGCACGCCCCCCACGGCTTCACGAACAGCAGTTCGCCCGACCTGCTCGTCAAGGCAGGCGGCGGTCTGACCGCCTACGACGCCAAGCAGGCCCTGGCAGCCCGGCACGGGGAGGTCGCGCCACCGAAATGGGTCGCGGGCAGCGGATGGGACGCATACGACCGGCTCGTCACGCCCGGCAGCATCGCCGGCGCGCCGAACGCGGACCTGCTGGGCCGTGACCGGTACGGCGTCCTGTGGCAGCACCTGGGCACCGGCGACCCCAGGAAGCCCTTCGCCCCCCGCACCCGCGTGGGCGCGGGCTGGCAGACGTACCGGCTGATCACCGGGGGCTCCGACCTCACCGGTGACGGCCGCCCCGACCTGGTCGGCGTCGACACGACCGGCGTCGCGTGGCTCCACAAGGGCACCGGCGACTGGGCCAAGCCCTTCGCGGGCCGGGTGAAGATCGGCGGGGGCTGGGGCGCCTACAACCTCGTCACCGCCACCGGCAACCTGGCCGGCGGGCCCGCCGGCGACCTCGTCGCCCGGGACAAGGACGGCGTCCTCTGGCTCCACCTCGGCAAGGGCGACGGCACCTTCGCGCCGCGCACCCGCATAGGCGGCGGCTGGAACCAGTTCGCCGTGATCACCGCCGTGGGCGACGCCGACCGCGACGGCCGCCCGGACCTCGTCGCGAAGGGCCGCCCGGGCGTGGACGGCGACGTGCTCGCGTTCTACCGGGGCTCGGGCCAGTGGGCGACGCCGTTCAAGTACCGCGTGGACTTCTCCCTGCGGGACGTCCCTTGGAACACGGGCCCGACCCTGTACTGA
- a CDS encoding MFS transporter — protein sequence MSTGPGADSAPVHKPTLDTRGRGGTFSSLRIRNYRLFFTGAIVSNTGTWMARITQDWLVLSLTGSAAAVGVTTALQFLPMLLFGLYGGVIADRYPKRRLLLVSQAALGLCGLALAVLTLSGSIQVWHVYLIAFLLGMVTVVDNPARQTFVSEMVGPGQLRNAVSLNSANFQSARLIGPAVAGVLIAGVGSGWAFLLNGLSFLAPLASLLLMRTSELHKVERAPRGKGQLREGLRYVAGRPDLIWPIVLVGFIGTFGFNFPIWLTAFSGDVFHVGAGSYGFLNTLMAAGSLVGALAAARRGSTRLRMLVVAAGVFGVLEIAAALSPAFWLFALLLVPIGLLGLTVNITANSAVQMATDPAMRGRVMSLYMMVFAGGTPIGAPLLGWVTDTYGARVGFATGGAISLAAAVLVGLVLARVGGLKVAMGWHRGHPQVRFVSRERLATAA from the coding sequence TTGAGTACGGGACCCGGAGCAGACTCCGCACCCGTCCATAAACCCACCCTCGACACCCGTGGGCGGGGAGGGACCTTCTCCTCGCTCAGGATCCGGAACTACCGGCTGTTCTTCACCGGAGCGATCGTCTCCAACACCGGTACGTGGATGGCCCGGATCACCCAGGACTGGCTGGTCCTGAGCCTCACCGGCTCGGCCGCCGCCGTCGGCGTCACGACGGCCCTGCAGTTCCTGCCGATGCTGCTCTTCGGGCTGTACGGCGGTGTCATCGCCGACCGCTACCCGAAGCGGCGCCTGCTCCTCGTCAGCCAGGCCGCTCTCGGGCTCTGCGGGCTCGCGCTCGCCGTTCTCACTCTTTCCGGTTCCATCCAGGTCTGGCACGTCTATCTGATCGCCTTCCTGCTGGGCATGGTCACGGTCGTCGACAACCCGGCCCGGCAGACCTTCGTCTCCGAGATGGTCGGCCCCGGGCAGCTCCGCAACGCCGTCTCCCTGAACTCGGCGAACTTCCAGTCCGCCCGGCTCATCGGCCCCGCCGTCGCCGGTGTCCTCATCGCCGGAGTCGGCAGCGGATGGGCCTTCCTGCTCAACGGCCTCTCCTTCCTCGCCCCGCTCGCGAGCCTCCTGCTCATGCGGACGAGCGAGCTCCACAAGGTGGAGCGCGCCCCGCGCGGCAAGGGGCAGCTGAGAGAGGGGCTGCGGTACGTGGCCGGGCGGCCCGATCTGATCTGGCCGATCGTGCTGGTGGGCTTCATCGGCACCTTCGGGTTCAACTTCCCCATCTGGCTCACCGCCTTCTCCGGTGACGTCTTCCACGTCGGCGCCGGCTCGTACGGCTTCCTCAACACCCTGATGGCGGCCGGCTCCCTCGTGGGCGCCCTCGCCGCGGCCCGCCGCGGCTCGACCCGGCTGCGGATGCTGGTCGTCGCGGCGGGCGTCTTCGGCGTCCTGGAGATCGCGGCGGCCCTGTCGCCCGCGTTCTGGCTGTTCGCGCTGTTGCTCGTGCCGATCGGCCTGCTCGGCCTCACGGTGAACATCACCGCGAACTCGGCCGTCCAGATGGCCACCGACCCCGCCATGCGGGGGCGGGTCATGAGCCTCTACATGATGGTCTTCGCCGGCGGCACGCCGATCGGGGCCCCGCTGCTCGGCTGGGTCACCGACACGTACGGCGCCCGCGTCGGCTTCGCCACGGGCGGCGCGATCTCGCTCGCCGCGGCGGTCCTCGTGGGGCTGGTCCTGGCCCGGGTCGGCGGCCTCAAGGTCGCGATGGGCTGGCACCGGGGTCACCCGCAGGTGCGGTTCGTGTCGCGGGAGCGGCTGGCGACGGCGGCCTGA
- a CDS encoding MarR family winged helix-turn-helix transcriptional regulator: protein MPDLSHGTADDAAAVNALRSSVMRLGRRLKHQRVDESLSPTEMSVLGTLSLCGSATPGELARKEHVQPPSMTRIVALLEAKGLVRLEPHPDDRRQKVVSQTEQAEAMLEESRRKRNAWLASLAEGLDEDEWAKLRAAAPVLEKLAHL from the coding sequence ATGCCTGACCTGTCCCACGGCACCGCCGACGACGCTGCGGCCGTGAACGCCCTCCGCTCCTCCGTCATGCGACTGGGCCGACGCCTCAAGCACCAGCGCGTCGACGAGTCGCTGAGCCCCACCGAGATGTCGGTGCTCGGCACCCTGTCGCTCTGCGGCTCCGCCACCCCCGGTGAGCTGGCCCGCAAGGAACACGTCCAGCCGCCGTCGATGACCCGCATCGTCGCGCTGCTCGAAGCCAAGGGACTGGTCCGGCTCGAGCCGCACCCCGACGACCGCCGGCAGAAGGTGGTCAGCCAGACCGAGCAGGCCGAAGCCATGCTCGAAGAGTCCCGCCGCAAGCGGAACGCCTGGCTGGCCTCCCTCGCGGAGGGTCTGGACGAGGACGAGTGGGCCAAGCTGCGCGCGGCCGCCCCGGTCCTGGAGAAGCTCGCCCACCTGTAA
- a CDS encoding ribbon-helix-helix protein, CopG family, whose translation MGSTVLSLRIDSELLDRLRSHAAKRGMSVQDYVARTLIREDFDERFKTAVDETEKFYGSPGAGTGDHVRPSAGIA comes from the coding sequence ATGGGATCGACAGTGCTCAGCCTGCGCATCGACAGTGAGCTGCTCGACCGGCTCAGGAGTCACGCCGCGAAAAGAGGAATGAGCGTCCAGGACTACGTGGCCCGGACGCTCATTCGCGAGGATTTCGACGAGCGGTTCAAGACCGCGGTCGACGAGACGGAGAAGTTCTACGGCTCACCAGGAGCCGGAACCGGTGATCACGTGAGGCCGAGCGCCGGCATCGCGTAG
- a CDS encoding NCS2 family permease has protein sequence MSSTATATATPPETPEKPVSGLDRYFRISERGSTVAREVRGGFATFFAMAYIIVLNPIILGSAKDMYGHQLDSGQLVTATVLTAAFTTLLMGVIGNVPIALAAGLGVNTVVALQLAPKMSWPDAMGMVVLAGIVVMLLVATGLRERVMNAVPVGLRKGIAIGIGLFIMLIGLVDSGFVSRIPDAAHTTVPLQLGGGGHLTGWPVLVFILGTLLTLALIIRKVPGAILISIVVMTLVAMVINAVAKVPSWGLTTPEWPGNPVASPDFGLVGKVSLFGGFDKVGVLTGVLFVFTVLLSCFFDAMGTILGVGDEAKLIDKDGNFPGINKVLLVDGLAVASGGATSSSATTCFVESTAGVGEGARTGLASVVTGGLFSVALFLTPLATMVPSQAATPALLAVGFLILAGSIKDIDWSDHTIAVPAFLAMVMMPFTYSITNGIGIGFIAFSALRLAAGRGREVPVAMYVVSAVFVFYYAMPALGLT, from the coding sequence ATGAGCTCGACGGCCACCGCCACGGCCACGCCCCCGGAGACCCCCGAAAAGCCCGTCTCCGGCCTCGACCGCTACTTCCGGATCTCCGAGCGCGGCTCCACCGTCGCCCGCGAGGTCCGCGGCGGCTTCGCCACCTTCTTCGCGATGGCCTACATCATCGTGCTGAACCCGATCATCCTCGGCAGCGCCAAGGACATGTACGGGCACCAGCTCGACAGCGGCCAGCTCGTCACCGCCACCGTCCTCACGGCGGCGTTCACGACCCTCCTCATGGGCGTCATCGGCAACGTCCCGATCGCCCTCGCCGCCGGCCTGGGCGTCAACACCGTCGTCGCGCTCCAGCTCGCGCCCAAGATGTCCTGGCCGGACGCCATGGGCATGGTCGTCCTCGCCGGCATCGTCGTGATGCTGCTCGTCGCGACCGGCCTGCGCGAGCGCGTCATGAACGCCGTCCCGGTCGGCCTGCGCAAGGGCATCGCGATCGGCATCGGCCTCTTCATCATGCTGATCGGCCTCGTCGACTCGGGCTTCGTCTCCCGCATCCCCGACGCCGCGCACACCACCGTCCCGCTCCAGCTCGGCGGCGGCGGTCACCTCACCGGCTGGCCCGTCCTCGTCTTCATCCTGGGCACGCTCCTCACCCTCGCCCTGATCATCCGCAAGGTGCCGGGCGCGATCCTGATCTCGATCGTCGTGATGACGCTCGTGGCCATGGTGATCAACGCGGTCGCGAAGGTCCCCTCCTGGGGCCTCACCACCCCGGAGTGGCCGGGCAACCCGGTCGCCTCGCCCGACTTCGGCCTGGTCGGCAAGGTCAGCCTCTTCGGCGGCTTCGACAAGGTCGGCGTCCTGACCGGCGTCCTCTTCGTCTTCACCGTCCTGCTGTCCTGCTTCTTCGACGCGATGGGCACGATCCTCGGCGTCGGCGACGAGGCCAAGCTGATCGACAAGGACGGCAACTTCCCCGGCATCAACAAGGTCCTCCTCGTCGACGGCCTGGCCGTCGCCTCCGGCGGCGCGACCTCCTCCTCGGCCACCACCTGCTTCGTGGAGTCCACGGCGGGTGTCGGCGAGGGGGCGAGGACCGGTCTCGCGTCCGTCGTGACCGGCGGTCTCTTCTCGGTGGCGCTGTTCCTCACGCCGCTCGCCACGATGGTCCCGTCGCAGGCGGCCACGCCCGCGCTGCTCGCGGTCGGCTTCCTGATCCTGGCCGGTTCGATCAAGGACATCGACTGGAGCGACCACACCATCGCGGTGCCGGCGTTCCTGGCCATGGTGATGATGCCGTTCACGTACTCGATCACGAACGGCATCGGCATCGGCTTCATCGCGTTCAGCGCGCTGCGGCTCGCGGCCGGCCGGGGCCGTGAGGTTCCGGTGGCCATGTACGTCGTGTCGGCGGTCTTCGTCTTCTACTACGCGATGCCGGCGCTCGGCCTCACGTGA
- a CDS encoding DUF2530 domain-containing protein, whose product MAKWTPKHEAPEPLEGPVVATITGGTILWFVLFVVQVPFYGWFDDRGLTSWVWTCLAGAGLGLIGIWYVRKRDAAIKRHAAARAAEPPEARPGT is encoded by the coding sequence ATGGCGAAGTGGACACCGAAGCACGAGGCACCCGAGCCCCTCGAAGGGCCCGTCGTCGCCACCATCACCGGCGGAACGATCCTCTGGTTCGTCCTCTTCGTCGTCCAGGTCCCCTTCTACGGCTGGTTCGACGACCGGGGCCTCACCTCCTGGGTCTGGACCTGCCTGGCCGGTGCCGGACTCGGCCTGATCGGCATCTGGTACGTACGGAAGCGGGACGCGGCGATCAAGCGGCACGCGGCGGCGCGGGCGGCGGAGCCCCCGGAGGCCCGCCCCGGCACCTGA